One Dictyostelium discoideum AX4 chromosome 3 chromosome, whole genome shotgun sequence genomic region harbors:
- the cct5 gene encoding chaperonin containing TCP1 epsilon subunit: MSLVFDEYGNPFIVIRDQQAKERLRGIEAHRSHILAAKTISNIMKSSLGPKGMDKMMVSQDGEVLVTNDGATILENMQVDNQIAKLMVQLSKSQDDEIGDGTTGVVVLAGSLLEQAEQLIEKGIHPCRIYEGYETACKIATEHLKTISDSIEFSKDNIEPLIKTAMTCLGSKIVNRFHRQMSEIAVKAVISVADLERKDVNLENIKLEGKEGGKLEDTQLVKGIIIDKGISHPQMPKIIKDAKICLLTCPFEPPKPKTKNSIEITKAEDFKVLGEIEQKYFTDMVEKVKATGANLVICQWGFDDEANHLLLQNNLPAVRWVGGLDLEKIAMATGGRIVARFEDVSADKLGRAGLVREVGFGTTQDRYLSIEDCPNTNAVTIFVRGGNKMIVEEAKRSIHDALCVTRNLIRDNRVIYGGGSSEISCGLKISAMADDIASIEQYAVRAFADALDAIPLALAENSGLPSIESLSTVKAMQIKEKNPRLGIDCNHRDTNDMKAQHVFDTLPGKTQQFLLANQVVKMILKIDDIIKMGPGADE, encoded by the exons ATGAGTTTAGTATTTGATGAATATGGTAATCCATTTATTGTGATTAGAGATCAACAAGCCAAAGAAAGATTAAGAGGTATCGAGGCACACAGATCACATATTCTTGCAGCAAAGaccatttcaaatattatgaAATCATCATTAGGACCAAAAGGTATGGATAAGATGATGGTTAGTCAAGATGGTGAAGTATTAGTTACCAATGATGGTGCAACAATCCTCGAGAATATGCAAGTCGATAATCAAATTGCTAAATTAATGGttcaattatcaaaatctcaagatgatgaaattggtgATGGTACAACTGGTGTTGTCGTTTTAGCAGGTTCATTATTAGAACAAGCCgaacaattaattgaaaaaggtATTCATCCATGTCGTATCTATGAAGGTTATGAAACCGCTTGTAAAATTGCAACTGAACATTTGAAAACCATCTCTGACTCTATCGAATTCAGTAAAGACAATATTGAACCACTCATCAAAACTGCAATGACTTGTTTAGGTTCAAAGATCGTCAATCGTTTCCATCGTCAAATGAGTGAAATCGCTGTTAAAGCCGTCATCTCTGTTGCAGATTTAGAACGTAAAGATGTTAACCTCGAAAATATTAAACTCGAAGGTAAAGAAGGTGGTAAATTAGAAGATACTCAATTGGTTAAAGGCATCATCATCGATAAAGGTATCAGTCATCCACAAATgccaaaaattattaaagatgctaaaatttgtttattaactTGTCCATTTGAACCACCAAAGCCAAAAACAAAa aATTCAATAGAAATTACAAAAGCAGAAGATTTCAAAGTTTTAGGTGAAATTgaacaaaaatattttacaGATATGGTTGAAAAAGTTAAAGCTACAGGTGCAAATTTAGTTATTTGTCAATGGGGTTTCGATGATGAAGCCAATCATTTACTccttcaaaataatttaccagCTGTTCGTTGGGTTGGTGGTTTAGATCTCGAAAAAATTGCTATGGCAACTGGTGGTCGTATCGTTGCTAGATTCGAAGATGTTAGCGCCGATAAATTAGGTAGAGCAGGTTTAGTTAGAGAAGTCGGTTTTGGTACAACTCAAGATCGTTACCTTTCAATTGAAGATTGCCCAAATACAAATGCAGTTACAATCTTTGTTAGAGGTGGTAATAAAATg atTGTTGAAGAAGCTAAAAGAAGTATCCATGATGCATTATGTGTTACTCGTAATTTAATTAGAGATAATAGAGTAATTTATGGTGGTGGTTCATCAGAGATTAGTTGTGGTTTAAAGATTTCAGCAATGGCTGATGATATTGCATCCATTGAACAATATGCCGTTAGAGCTTTTGCTGATGCTTTAGATGCTATTCCATTAGCATTGGCTGAAAATAGTGGTCTTCCATCCATCGAATCTTTATCAACCGTAAAGGCTATgcaaattaaagaaaagaaCCCACGTCTTGGTATCGATTGTAATCATAGAGACACCAATGATATGAAGGCTCAACACGTTTTCGATACTCTTCCAGGTAAAACTCAACAATTCCTCTTGGCCAATCAAGTAgttaaaatgattttgaaaatcgatgatattattaaaatgggTCCAGGAGCTGACGAATAA